In one window of Methanosarcina vacuolata Z-761 DNA:
- a CDS encoding glycosyltransferase family 2 protein, with product MSSKPNLSIIIPVYNEEENILELYEKLCNTLSLPHLIEKTYEIIFIDDGSTDSTFEEIKKIKNSKVKIVRFQRNYGKAAALSCGFKRSKGDIVITLDGDLQDDPKEIPRFIEKLKKYDMVSGWKNKRQDPISKTLPSKYFNRLTRFITGVNIHDFNCGYKAYNSYVVKNINVYGELHRYIPALVYWKGYTVGEIEVEHHPRIHGNSKYGVERLLKGFLDLITVTFLMIYKKRPLHIFGGIGILLGLSGIIISVYLMVSWATGLKIGDRPLLMLGILLTVTGAQFISLGLIGELITNLRNNDDYIIKYDSYELENGR from the coding sequence ATACTGGAATTATATGAGAAACTATGCAATACCCTTTCACTGCCTCACCTAATTGAAAAAACATATGAAATAATTTTTATTGACGATGGGTCCACAGATAGTACTTTTGAAGAAATAAAAAAAATAAAAAACTCTAAAGTCAAGATTGTAAGGTTTCAGAGAAATTATGGAAAGGCTGCAGCTCTGTCCTGTGGATTCAAAAGGTCAAAAGGGGATATTGTCATTACTCTGGACGGGGACCTACAGGACGATCCAAAAGAAATCCCCAGGTTTATAGAAAAACTAAAAAAGTATGACATGGTTTCCGGCTGGAAAAACAAAAGACAAGACCCTATTTCGAAAACGCTGCCTTCAAAATACTTCAACCGGTTAACTCGATTCATAACCGGAGTCAACATTCACGACTTCAACTGCGGGTACAAAGCATACAATAGCTATGTTGTAAAAAATATAAATGTGTATGGAGAGCTCCATCGTTACATCCCGGCTCTTGTTTACTGGAAAGGTTACACCGTAGGAGAGATTGAAGTTGAACATCACCCGAGAATACATGGAAACTCAAAGTATGGAGTCGAAAGGCTATTGAAAGGATTTCTGGATCTTATAACAGTTACATTTCTTATGATATACAAAAAGAGGCCTCTACACATTTTCGGAGGCATAGGAATCCTTCTTGGGTTATCCGGAATAATTATATCCGTATACTTAATGGTTTCGTGGGCAACAGGATTAAAAATAGGAGATCGGCCTCTTCTCATGCTTGGAATCTTACTTACAGTCACTGGGGCTCAGTTTATCTCCCTTGGCCTGATAGGAGAACTGATCACAAACTTGAGAAATAACGATGATTATATAATAAAATACGATAGCTATGAACTGGAAAATGGCAGGTAA
- a CDS encoding PKD domain-containing protein: protein MNYSKIVICCFLISIITCTVASSAESLPESDHPYANNFDYTWPAIEESGATQMRLHFTKLSIADYRDKLTILDTEGNKLVTYDRSNNGDDFWTDWYTEDAMKVRLQTDGSDTAYGFKIDQVETRTDMAPPSTLPESYHSYANNFDYTWPIISEPGATQMRLHFTKLSIADYRDKLTILDTEGNKLVTYDRSNNGDDFWTDWYTEDTMKVKLQTDGSDTAYGFKIDQVETRTDMAPPSTLPESYHSYANNFDYTWPIISEPGATQMRLHFTKLSIADYRDKLTILDKEGNKLVTYDRSNNGDDFWTDWYTEDAMKVRLQTDGSDTAYGFKIDQVETRTDMAPPSTLPESYHSYANNFDYTWPIISESGATQMRLHFTKLSIADYRDKLTILDKEGNKLVTYDRSNNGDDFWTDWYTEDTMKVKLQTDGSDTAYGFKIDNVETKPEKPTPPIADFSASPTSGNAPLKVTFTDKSSNSPTSWKWTFGDGKTSTEQNPVHTYTKAGTYTVVLTASNAGGSNTVTKSKYITVKTAPIKPVAAFSATPTSGNAPLKVQFTDKSTGSPTSWKWTFGDGKTSTVKTPVHTYSKEGKYTVSLTVKNAAGTNTKTIKNYITVKTVPIKPVAAFSATPTSGKAPLKVQFTDKSTGSPTSWKWSFGDGKTSTVKTPVHTYSKEGKYTVSLTVKNAAGTNTKTIKNYITVKTAPIKPVASFSATPTSGKAPLKVQFTDKSTGSPTSWKWSFGDGTYSIKKNPSYTYDEAGKYTVSLTVKNAAGTNTKTIKNYIVVK from the coding sequence ATGAATTATTCAAAGATTGTAATATGTTGCTTCTTAATAAGTATAATAACATGTACTGTTGCCTCTTCGGCTGAATCTTTACCAGAGTCAGATCACCCTTATGCAAATAATTTTGACTATACATGGCCTGCGATAGAAGAATCTGGTGCAACCCAGATGAGGTTACATTTCACAAAATTATCAATTGCTGATTATAGGGATAAATTAACTATTCTAGATACGGAGGGTAATAAACTCGTAACTTATGATCGAAGCAATAACGGAGACGATTTCTGGACTGACTGGTACACTGAAGACGCTATGAAGGTGAGACTTCAGACTGATGGATCAGATACAGCCTATGGATTCAAAATAGACCAGGTAGAGACAAGAACTGATATGGCTCCTCCATCAACTTTACCAGAGTCATATCATTCTTATGCAAATAACTTTGACTATACATGGCCTATAATAAGTGAACCTGGTGCTACTCAGATGAGGTTACATTTCACAAAATTATCAATTGCTGATTATAGGGATAAATTAACTATTCTAGATACGGAGGGTAATAAACTCGTAACTTATGATCGAAGCAATAATGGAGACGATTTCTGGACTGACTGGTACACTGAAGACACTATGAAAGTGAAGCTTCAGACTGACGGATCAGATACAGCCTATGGATTCAAAATAGACCAGGTAGAGACAAGAACTGATATGGCTCCTCCATCAACTTTACCAGAGTCATATCATTCTTACGCAAATAACTTTGACTATACATGGCCTATAATAAGTGAACCCGGTGCTACTCAGATGAGGTTACATTTCACAAAATTATCAATTGCTGATTATAGGGATAAATTAACTATTCTAGATAAGGAGGGTAATAAACTCGTAACTTATGATCGAAGCAATAACGGAGACGATTTCTGGACTGACTGGTACACTGAAGACGCTATGAAGGTGAGACTTCAGACTGATGGATCAGATACAGCCTATGGATTCAAAATAGATCAGGTAGAGACAAGAACTGATATGGCTCCTCCATCAACTTTACCAGAGTCATATCATTCTTATGCAAATAACTTTGACTATACATGGCCTATAATAAGTGAATCTGGTGCTACTCAGATGAGGTTACATTTCACAAAATTATCAATTGCTGATTATAGGGATAAATTAACTATTCTAGATAAGGAGGGTAATAAACTCGTAACTTATGATCGAAGCAATAATGGAGACGATTTCTGGACTGACTGGTACACTGAAGACACTATGAAAGTGAAGCTTCAGACTGACGGATCAGATACAGCCTATGGATTCAAAATAGACAATGTAGAAACCAAACCAGAAAAACCGACCCCACCAATTGCTGACTTCTCTGCATCCCCAACTTCAGGAAATGCCCCATTGAAGGTAACATTTACTGATAAAAGCAGCAATAGTCCAACTTCATGGAAATGGACATTTGGAGATGGAAAAACTTCAACCGAGCAGAATCCTGTGCATACATACACTAAAGCAGGAACTTATACAGTAGTACTTACAGCAAGCAACGCTGGCGGTAGCAATACGGTAACAAAGTCCAAGTATATAACTGTAAAAACAGCTCCTATAAAACCAGTTGCTGCTTTTTCTGCAACTCCTACCTCAGGAAATGCCCCTCTGAAGGTGCAGTTTACTGACAAGAGTACAGGCTCACCCACTTCATGGAAATGGACTTTTGGAGATGGAAAAACCTCCACAGTTAAAACTCCTGTCCACACATATAGTAAAGAAGGAAAATACACTGTCAGTTTAACAGTAAAGAATGCAGCTGGAACAAACACGAAAACAATAAAGAACTATATAACTGTAAAAACAGTTCCAATAAAACCTGTTGCTGCTTTTTCTGCAACTCCAACCTCAGGAAAAGCTCCACTGAAGGTACAGTTTACGGATAAAAGTACAGGCTCTCCAACTTCATGGAAATGGAGTTTCGGAGACGGAAAAACCTCCACAGTTAAAACTCCTGTACACACATATAGTAAAGAAGGAAAATACACTGTCAGTTTAACAGTAAAGAATGCAGCTGGAACAAACACGAAAACAATAAAGAACTATATAACTGTAAAAACAGCTCCAATAAAACCTGTTGCTTCATTTTCTGCAACTCCAACCTCAGGAAAAGCTCCACTGAAGGTACAGTTTACGGATAAAAGTACAGGCTCTCCAACTTCATGGAAATGGAGTTTCGGAGACGGAACATATTCAATTAAGAAAAATCCTTCATACACATACGATGAGGCAGGGAAATATACGGTCAGCTTAACAGTGAAGAATGCTGCAGGAACAAACACGAAAACAATAAAGAACTATATTGTCGTAAAATAA